The proteins below come from a single Tigriopus californicus strain San Diego chromosome 3, Tcal_SD_v2.1, whole genome shotgun sequence genomic window:
- the LOC131878399 gene encoding uncharacterized protein LOC131878399 isoform X2, producing MSAVEKETEWSYTPVPTLSSVLDNASNTYTGGRHASLIASLGKANGSSSGLGEAATLQLREGSLAGQKVNYLDSGYSEEDTDQQITSCLMQTASGSIYIPGNLPKNLTVDSRLEYRLHHSNHSPPDHTSPAKDLPSHSMSDRNPSLQLSHAETPFLPPPPPSNKRSGDPRKQLKRRDDKIGPPWEKNFIRNCSWKCIAIFFVLLAVILGAVLITVTG from the exons GTAGCGTTTTGGATAATGCCAGCAATACATATACCGGAGGTCGTCATGCCAGCCTCATCGCCTCACTGGGCAAAGCCAATGGATCCTCGAGTGGCCTCGGCGAGGCTGCCACTTTACAGTTGAGAGAAGGCAGTTTGGCCGGACAAAAAGTCAATTATTTGGACTCGGGTTATTCCGAGGAGGACACAGACCAACAAATCACCAGTTGCCTCATGCAAACAGCCTCGGGGAGCATTTACATTCCTGGAA ACCTCCCCAAGAATTTGACCGTGGACTCTCGTTTGGAATACCGGCTACATCACTCAAATCACTCACCGCCTGACCATACCAGTCCAGCCAAAGATCTACCCAGTCATTCAATGTCAGATAG AAACCCAAGTTTGCAATTGAGTCATGCTGAGACTCCGTTCttaccaccaccgccaccctCGAATAAACGCTCTGGCGACCCCAGAAAACAACTCAAGCGGAGAGATGACAAAATTGGGCCCCCATGGGAGAAGAATTTCATTCGGAACTGTTCGTGGAAATGCATTGCTATCTTCTTTGTCCTCCTGGCTGTGATACTCGGGGCTGTTCTGATCACTGTGACAGGTTAg
- the LOC131878126 gene encoding teneurin-m-like: MHIYPFLPPASNLIPESDGPSAFPSAKACAVLAESEDGGQDISTSSQQLSVSSMGTQLPRNLPPDGTSFRQIALGKSLNQAIPAYGYWNIQFYQSEASYVNMDLSVPRGASVGLYARRNGLPTHTNYDIMEVIKGFEDSRSRRSSRRSVSKSLPLFLTEGHWFISFYNDYGDAQTLGFMGTLSQELTEGCPKGCNGKGDCIAGRCHCQSGHSGNDCSQDVCPVLCNGHGDYVNGECVCQPGWKGKECHLRHEECEITDCNGHGHCVEGLCHCIKGFTGEFCEKSKKKRTREKETPCTKAFPSTLEFKEKTLFCHFLRSFEGQCRAPQASSFHVDSSTLMHDVCRP; this comes from the exons ATGCACATTTATCCATTTCTCCCACCAGCCTCAAATCTAATCCCCGAGTCTGACGGACCCTCGGCCTTTCCCAGTGCCAAGGCCTGCGCCGTTCTGGCTGAGAGTGAGGACGGTGGTCAGGATATCTCAACCTCTTCTCAGCAGCTCTCAGTGAGTTCCATGGGGACACAACTGCCACGGAATTTGCCTCCCGATGGCACCTCGTTCCGTCAGATCGCCCTTGGAAAGAGTCTGAACCAGGCCATTCCTGCGTATGGATACTGGAACATTCAGTTCTATCAATCAGAGGCCTCTTATGTGAATATGGACTTATCCGTGCCTCGAGGCGCCTCCGTGGGCTTGTATGCGAGACGGAACGGTCTTCCAACTCACACTAATTACGACATAATGGAGGTGATCAAAGGTTTCGAAGACTCGAGGAGCCGAAGGTCCTCTCGC CGCTCAGTGTCCAAATCATTGCCTCTTTTCCTCACCGAGGGTCATTGGTTCATTTCCTTTTACAATGATTACGGAGACGCCCAAACCCTTGGCTTCATGGGTACCTTGTCTCAAGAGCTCACCGAAGGTTGTCCCAAGGGCTGTAATGGAAAAGGAGATTGCATTGCCGGGCGATGCCACTGTCAATCTGGGCATAGTGGAAACGACTGCAGCCAAG ATGTATGCCCGGTGTTGTGCAACGGCCATGGAGATTATGTGAATGGAGAGTGTGTCTGTCAGCCCGGATGGAAGGGCAAGGAATGTCATCTAAGGCACGAGGAATGCGAGATCACTGACTGTAACGGCCACGGACACTGCGTGGAAGGACTCTGTCACTGCATTAAAGGATTTACCGGCGAATTCTGCgagaaaagtaagaaaaagagaaccaGGGAAAAAGAAACACCATGCACAAAAGCTTTCCCATCCACTttggaattcaaagaaaagacccttttttgccattttcttcgtTCCTTCGAAGGCCAGTGCCGAGCTCCACAGGCTTCGTCTTTTCACGTCGACAGTAGTACTTTAATGCACGACGTGTGCCGTCCGTAG